The Methanooceanicella nereidis genome window below encodes:
- a CDS encoding pyridoxal phosphate-dependent aminotransferase, producing MSSRLDQVEESATLRIADLTNELKKQGKDIISFSLGEPDFDTPKHIIDAAKKAMDSGKTHYAPSLGIPELRDAIAEKLRTENKIDVKGKDIIVTPGAKHAVFEACFGMLEEGDEAILLEPAWVSYDACIKMSGAKTVWVKSNEDGSIPEDLSSRITKKTKLIIINSPNNPSGTVLGAKDLKKVADIAVDNDLYVLSDEIYEKIIYGVKHISIGSMIPERTITINGFSKAYAMAGWRIGYITGPKEIFQKMVKVQQHTISSPTTFVQYGALEALRGPQDCVEEMRKQFEARREVVIKGFKDMGLHCPTPEGAFYAYPRVEGNSEIIAEKLLEAGVGLTPGSAFGPESNDHLRMSYASSMKDIETGLERMKKVFGGV from the coding sequence ATGTCCTCAAGGCTGGATCAGGTCGAGGAGTCGGCAACTCTGCGCATAGCCGACCTCACTAACGAGCTAAAAAAGCAGGGCAAGGACATCATCAGCTTCAGTCTGGGCGAGCCGGACTTCGACACTCCGAAGCATATCATAGATGCGGCGAAGAAGGCGATGGACTCTGGCAAGACACATTATGCCCCTTCACTGGGCATACCCGAGCTAAGGGATGCTATCGCCGAGAAGCTGAGGACCGAGAATAAGATAGACGTTAAAGGTAAAGATATAATCGTGACGCCAGGAGCCAAGCATGCTGTCTTCGAAGCATGCTTTGGCATGCTTGAGGAAGGCGACGAGGCGATCCTTCTTGAGCCGGCATGGGTGTCCTATGACGCGTGCATCAAGATGAGCGGCGCAAAGACCGTATGGGTAAAATCGAACGAGGACGGCTCGATACCCGAAGACCTTTCTTCACGCATAACGAAAAAGACAAAACTTATAATAATCAACAGCCCGAATAACCCGTCCGGCACAGTCCTCGGGGCCAAAGACCTGAAAAAGGTGGCTGACATCGCCGTCGATAATGACCTCTACGTACTGTCGGATGAGATCTATGAAAAGATAATCTACGGCGTAAAGCATATCAGCATAGGCTCGATGATACCCGAGAGAACCATAACCATCAATGGATTCTCTAAGGCATACGCGATGGCCGGATGGAGGATCGGTTATATCACCGGCCCGAAGGAAATATTCCAGAAAATGGTCAAGGTACAGCAGCATACGATCTCAAGCCCGACCACATTCGTCCAGTACGGAGCCCTTGAGGCTTTAAGGGGCCCGCAGGACTGTGTGGAAGAGATGAGAAAGCAGTTCGAGGCCAGAAGGGAAGTCGTGATAAAAGGCTTTAAGGATATGGGACTTCACTGCCCGACACCTGAAGGCGCTTTCTATGCGTATCCCCGGGTCGAGGGCAATTCCGAGATCATCGCGGAAAAGCTGCTTGAGGCAGGCGTAGGCCTTACGCCGGGCTCGGCTTTCGGACCGGAGAGCAATGACCATCTCAGGATGTCATACGCTTCTTCCATGAAAGACATTGAAACTGGTCTTGAGCGTATGAAGAAGGTATTCGGAGGAGTCTGA
- a CDS encoding endonuclease III domain-containing protein: MTRGSPFNVLIATILSQNTNDRNSSQAFNSLYSVYDTPEKLANAPEEKIADLIKYGGLHRIKARRIKDTALVVMEKYGGDLDLVCDADPASARKELMSIEGIGPKTADCVLLFSCGKDVIPVDTHVFRVSKRLGIVPEKADHEQAHRILTEKVPEGKRGSVHVALIRLGREICKAQNPKHENCPLIDICDYARTVGAYPPKKDVSK, encoded by the coding sequence GTGACCAGGGGCAGCCCTTTTAACGTCCTTATCGCCACCATCCTTTCTCAAAACACTAATGACAGAAACTCTTCTCAGGCTTTTAACAGCCTGTACTCTGTTTATGACACTCCTGAAAAACTGGCGAACGCTCCCGAGGAGAAGATTGCCGACCTGATCAAGTACGGCGGCCTTCACAGGATCAAGGCCAGGCGTATAAAGGACACAGCCCTTGTCGTAATGGAAAAATATGGCGGTGACCTGGATCTTGTATGTGACGCGGATCCTGCTTCGGCCAGAAAAGAATTGATGTCCATCGAGGGCATAGGGCCAAAGACCGCCGACTGCGTGCTTTTGTTCTCATGCGGTAAAGATGTTATCCCGGTCGATACACATGTTTTCAGGGTATCAAAACGGCTTGGTATAGTGCCGGAAAAAGCAGACCATGAACAGGCTCACAGGATATTGACAGAAAAGGTCCCGGAAGGAAAAAGGGGCTCGGTCCATGTAGCCTTAATACGCCTGGGCAGGGAGATCTGTAAGGCTCAAAATCCGAAGCATGAAAATTGTCCGCTTATCGACATTTGCGATTATGCAAGGACAGTCGGAGCTTATCCTCCAAAAAAGGATGTATCAAAATAG
- a CDS encoding MFS transporter — translation MSFKKISVLDVFLIAFILMYYGRLSVVLFIPQYAIDNGIPSPYYGLHFAMVSIGSAVSNILSIILLRHINTKNLFLGIGVISALYEILLYFYPTPEMLLIAGLLIGLAAGSFWSLTFLVVCEIIDTHKTSTIESFSKYNIVTTVMGAITPLAAGFIVHLYGYGTWLLSALAFLILSTVVIYMLKDPVYYKTYGQYPIKEDLSTVLKDKHTVVTFLLVMLLSTLTVNTWSSISRVFFANVGIRDYWLGIMSVVVSIVTIIIYYLLSKRKVTSRKMLGTLGILIFGAELVLIIFTSDPLIVFILEGVVGTAGIAMVGFATQSIIKNTFRERIYIGRPVFALGMHIANSIWFAGCGYIIAMYGGYESIGSILGIDVDQYGLRVMLVILAGLTFMWALSMWKYEGRMVDG, via the coding sequence ATGTCTTTTAAAAAGATAAGCGTACTTGACGTGTTTCTTATCGCTTTTATCCTGATGTATTACGGCAGGCTCAGCGTAGTGCTATTTATTCCCCAGTACGCCATCGATAACGGCATTCCGTCTCCTTACTACGGATTACATTTCGCGATGGTCAGCATCGGCTCCGCAGTATCTAATATCCTGAGCATAATCCTGCTCCGGCATATAAACACAAAGAATCTATTCCTGGGTATAGGGGTGATCTCCGCTCTGTATGAAATATTATTATACTTTTACCCGACGCCGGAAATGCTTTTGATCGCAGGTCTTTTGATAGGGCTTGCAGCGGGGTCCTTCTGGAGCCTGACATTCCTGGTAGTATGCGAAATAATCGATACTCATAAGACATCTACGATAGAATCGTTCTCGAAATATAACATAGTCACCACGGTCATGGGTGCGATAACGCCTCTGGCAGCGGGTTTCATAGTCCATTTATATGGCTATGGCACATGGCTATTGTCTGCGCTGGCGTTCCTCATTCTATCCACCGTCGTGATATATATGCTAAAGGACCCTGTGTACTATAAGACGTACGGGCAATATCCAATAAAGGAAGACCTTAGCACGGTCCTCAAAGATAAGCATACGGTCGTGACGTTCCTGCTCGTTATGCTGTTATCGACACTGACCGTGAATACCTGGTCTTCGATATCAAGGGTATTTTTTGCCAACGTTGGCATCAGGGATTACTGGCTCGGCATTATGAGCGTAGTGGTAAGCATAGTCACGATCATCATTTATTATCTATTATCTAAAAGGAAGGTCACGTCCAGAAAGATGCTGGGGACGCTTGGCATATTGATATTCGGCGCAGAGCTTGTGCTGATTATCTTTACGTCCGACCCTCTGATAGTATTTATCCTCGAGGGCGTGGTAGGGACGGCGGGGATAGCGATGGTCGGGTTTGCGACACAGTCAATAATAAAGAATACGTTCAGAGAACGGATCTACATAGGGCGGCCTGTATTCGCGCTTGGCATGCATATAGCAAACTCTATCTGGTTCGCAGGCTGCGGTTATATAATCGCCATGTACGGCGGCTACGAGTCTATCGGCAGCATTTTAGGAATAGATGTGGACCAGTATGGCCTGCGCGTGATGCTGGTAATATTGGCCGGGCTGACCTTCATGTGGGCGTTATCCATGTGGAAATACGAGGGCAGGATGGTTGATGGTTGA
- a CDS encoding Mut7-C RNAse domain-containing protein — MERSEYRFIVDRMLGRLISWLRIFGYDTKSALELDPSPKEDTMLIEIALGEGRILVSRDRVLVNRAKKAGVQAVLMYSDDVRDQLEALMQHYGLDIDPNMTRCTVCNSTLREAGPSDFENIKKHEEVPEHLLKNGTLFWICDRCGKVYWQGSHWRNILRTAEEVKNNHQNI, encoded by the coding sequence ATGGAACGTTCCGAATACCGCTTTATTGTGGACAGGATGCTGGGCAGGCTCATATCCTGGCTGAGGATCTTCGGATATGATACGAAAAGCGCTCTTGAGCTTGACCCGTCCCCCAAAGAGGATACGATGCTGATAGAGATTGCGCTTGGCGAAGGCAGGATACTTGTATCCCGGGACCGCGTGCTCGTGAACCGGGCTAAAAAAGCCGGCGTACAAGCCGTTTTAATGTATTCCGACGATGTGCGTGATCAGCTAGAGGCCCTTATGCAGCATTATGGCCTGGACATCGACCCGAATATGACAAGATGCACGGTATGTAACTCGACGCTGAGGGAAGCGGGGCCGTCTGACTTCGAGAATATTAAAAAGCATGAGGAAGTCCCTGAACATCTGTTAAAGAACGGCACATTGTTCTGGATATGCGACAGGTGCGGCAAGGTATACTGGCAGGGAAGCCACTGGCGAAATATATTGAGGACCGCCGAAGAGGTAAAGAATAATCATCAAAACATATAA
- a CDS encoding PadR family transcriptional regulator has protein sequence MSVTVPTFFENPTRASLNYFVLMLLRNSPKHGYMLMQDIERHTQGKWKPSHSAIYKLLNGLEASGYIFSWEEKDGERARKVYQISEEGLKLLQESEQDFESFINAFISSIVEAERVNPDHLTVLLTKKGKALMNGLDPERRYKILNKLKIFLDTESLRVNRELESLKKTD, from the coding sequence ATGTCCGTGACTGTCCCTACGTTTTTCGAGAATCCGACAAGGGCGAGCCTTAACTATTTCGTGCTCATGCTTCTGAGAAATTCACCGAAGCACGGATACATGCTCATGCAGGATATTGAAAGACATACCCAGGGCAAATGGAAACCATCCCACTCTGCCATCTATAAACTTCTGAATGGTCTCGAAGCCAGTGGGTATATCTTTTCATGGGAAGAAAAAGACGGGGAAAGAGCGCGGAAAGTATACCAGATCTCCGAAGAGGGCCTAAAGCTGCTCCAGGAGAGCGAACAGGATTTTGAGTCGTTCATTAACGCTTTTATTTCTTCTATTGTCGAAGCTGAGCGTGTGAACCCCGACCATCTTACTGTGCTGCTTACAAAGAAAGGTAAGGCGCTAATGAATGGCCTTGATCCTGAAAGAAGGTATAAGATACTGAATAAGCTGAAAATTTTCCTTGACACGGAATCATTGCGCGTGAACAGGGAGCTGGAAAGCCTTAAAAAAACTGATTAA
- a CDS encoding 2-amino-3,7-dideoxy-D-threo-hept-6-ulosonate synthase, translating to MNVGKQIRMERMKDRKSGNSLIVPLDHGISIGPVKGIFSLADTIDKAAEGGANAVLMQKGMVPYGHRGYGRDVGLIVHMSASTSLGPDPNNKVQVCTVEEALKAGADAVSVHINIGSETESDQLEILASVAERCSFWGMPLIAMMYPRGNSIKDPHSPDVVAHAARAGAELGADIIKTNYTGDIDTFKDVVKGCPIPIIIAGGPKINSDQDLLVMIDGAMEAGAKGVAIGRNIFQHEFPTKITRAISRIVHENRSAAEALEELK from the coding sequence ATGAACGTTGGTAAACAGATCCGTATGGAAAGAATGAAGGATAGAAAAAGTGGAAATAGCCTTATCGTACCCCTTGACCACGGTATATCGATCGGTCCTGTAAAAGGCATATTCAGCCTTGCAGATACGATCGACAAGGCCGCTGAAGGCGGAGCGAACGCTGTATTAATGCAAAAGGGCATGGTCCCGTACGGCCACCGTGGCTACGGAAGGGATGTGGGGCTTATAGTGCACATGAGCGCCTCGACGTCACTGGGCCCGGACCCCAATAATAAAGTGCAGGTCTGCACGGTGGAGGAAGCGCTGAAGGCGGGAGCCGATGCAGTGAGCGTACATATCAACATTGGCAGCGAGACGGAAAGCGACCAGCTTGAGATACTGGCTTCGGTAGCGGAACGCTGTAGTTTCTGGGGTATGCCTCTTATCGCAATGATGTACCCGAGAGGGAATTCTATCAAGGACCCTCACAGCCCTGACGTCGTAGCGCATGCGGCGCGTGCAGGTGCGGAACTTGGCGCGGACATCATAAAGACAAATTACACCGGCGATATCGACACATTCAAAGATGTCGTAAAGGGGTGCCCTATTCCGATCATTATCGCGGGCGGCCCGAAGATCAACTCCGATCAAGACCTTCTTGTCATGATAGACGGGGCGATGGAAGCAGGCGCGAAGGGAGTTGCGATTGGCAGAAACATATTTCAACACGAATTTCCAACAAAGATAACGAGGGCCATATCCCGGATCGTACACGAGAACCGTTCTGCGGCTGAAGCCCTTGAGGAACTTAAATGA
- a CDS encoding 3-dehydroquinate synthase II: protein MSDNKLVWIDIFNDPWVKAKEKVTNALESGAYAVLVRGDNIPRVRELGKITAASNTDAPDIFVIGIGSEGDGTLFLPDDLERSEDIARIRELKSKGHIVAEYVRLEGKQYERLAAMAGKLCDYLIVEGTDWKVIPLENLIAELSGSDVKIIAKARNIDEASVALQTLEKGADGVLLEEEDPSKIREITRAISSKQGRIELVPAMVTAVKDAGTGDRVCIDTCSLMVPGEGMLIGNQSSGLFLIQSESEEGPYVAARPFRVNAGAVHEYLLVGEKTRYLSELSSGDTALIVDKDGNARNATIGRVKIERRPLLYVEAEVDGSKITAILQNAETIKLVGADGGSIPVTQLKEGDTVMVRFEAVARHFGMKIEETIIEK from the coding sequence ATGAGCGACAATAAGCTTGTCTGGATCGACATATTCAACGACCCATGGGTCAAGGCAAAAGAGAAAGTGACCAACGCGCTGGAATCGGGAGCTTATGCCGTTCTCGTCCGGGGGGATAACATCCCGCGAGTAAGAGAACTTGGAAAGATAACGGCAGCGTCCAATACGGATGCCCCTGACATATTTGTTATCGGCATAGGTTCCGAAGGTGACGGCACTTTATTCTTACCGGACGACCTTGAGCGGTCGGAGGACATCGCCCGCATAAGGGAATTGAAGTCCAAGGGCCATATAGTGGCCGAATATGTACGTCTGGAAGGCAAGCAATATGAAAGGCTTGCAGCGATGGCCGGAAAGCTTTGCGACTACCTTATAGTCGAGGGGACCGACTGGAAGGTCATCCCGCTGGAAAACCTGATAGCCGAACTTAGCGGCTCGGACGTTAAGATCATAGCTAAGGCGAGGAACATAGACGAAGCTTCCGTTGCGCTGCAGACGCTGGAAAAAGGCGCAGACGGCGTATTACTGGAGGAAGAGGACCCCTCGAAGATAAGGGAGATAACCAGGGCGATATCGTCAAAGCAGGGAAGGATAGAATTAGTACCGGCGATGGTGACCGCTGTAAAGGATGCAGGTACCGGCGATCGTGTCTGCATAGACACCTGCTCGCTAATGGTGCCCGGCGAGGGTATGCTGATCGGCAACCAGTCAAGCGGATTATTCCTTATACAGTCCGAATCAGAGGAAGGCCCGTACGTGGCAGCCCGCCCGTTCCGGGTAAATGCCGGCGCAGTCCATGAATATTTACTGGTCGGCGAAAAAACGAGATACCTGTCAGAGCTATCTAGCGGGGACACTGCGCTGATCGTGGACAAGGACGGTAATGCGAGAAATGCTACAATCGGCAGGGTCAAGATAGAGCGCAGGCCGCTTCTTTATGTCGAGGCCGAAGTGGACGGCTCAAAAATCACTGCTATCCTTCAGAACGCGGAGACTATCAAACTGGTCGGGGCCGACGGCGGATCGATACCTGTGACACAGCTAAAGGAAGGCGATACGGTCATGGTCAGATTCGAGGCAGTGGCAAGGCATTTCGGCATGAAGATAGAGGAGACCATCATTGAAAAATGA
- a CDS encoding alpha/beta hydrolase, which produces MSKKKALEDRKAKERKNNYYKAALAVFIFIAAIAVIYFAFLQGTQAEYKLWELDGSGLLRFTERSIVDANTTLLGSTGDHTLEKVTYKSFGENVYALLRIPADVSKLPVVVILPAASINKENDAAMASALCSMGYATLTLDERGNQGETPGPFAGDLNSGFDAYINGGDPVQYRQVYDALAGLDYIKTRKDLDGSNVAIMGESMGGRFAIIAGALEPQFKAVYVVSSSGYGNKKYDDPEVNAFIASIEPANYLSRLSPGKLIMFHFKNDTIIPAEMGKELFDAASEPKALYLYDGDVHGLYNDMLADDLRYELKETFGR; this is translated from the coding sequence GTGTCTAAGAAAAAAGCTCTTGAAGATAGAAAAGCAAAAGAAAGGAAAAATAATTATTATAAGGCAGCCCTGGCTGTCTTTATCTTTATCGCGGCTATCGCCGTTATCTACTTTGCGTTTTTACAGGGTACGCAGGCTGAGTATAAGCTCTGGGAACTTGACGGCTCAGGACTGTTGAGATTCACTGAAAGGAGTATAGTCGATGCTAATACGACATTGCTTGGATCTACCGGAGATCACACCCTGGAAAAAGTGACCTATAAAAGCTTTGGCGAAAACGTGTACGCACTGCTAAGGATACCGGCTGACGTCTCAAAACTTCCTGTTGTAGTGATCTTACCGGCGGCCTCCATCAATAAGGAAAATGACGCAGCCATGGCATCTGCGTTATGCTCTATGGGATATGCGACGCTCACACTCGACGAAAGGGGAAATCAGGGAGAGACACCCGGACCTTTCGCGGGCGATCTTAACTCCGGATTTGATGCATACATTAACGGCGGGGATCCTGTCCAGTATCGACAGGTCTATGATGCTCTTGCCGGACTTGATTATATTAAGACCAGAAAGGATCTTGACGGTAGTAATGTCGCCATCATGGGAGAAAGTATGGGCGGCAGGTTCGCCATAATCGCAGGCGCTCTTGAGCCGCAGTTTAAAGCTGTTTATGTTGTCAGTTCAAGCGGCTATGGCAACAAAAAATATGACGACCCCGAAGTAAATGCTTTTATAGCATCGATAGAGCCGGCTAATTATTTATCGAGGCTATCTCCAGGGAAACTAATAATGTTCCACTTTAAGAATGACACGATAATACCTGCGGAAATGGGTAAAGAGCTATTTGACGCCGCGTCGGAGCCTAAGGCATTGTATTTATATGATGGCGATGTTCATGGATTGTATAATGATATGTTAGCGGATGACCTGCGCTATGAGCTAAAAGAAACATTTGGGAGATAG
- a CDS encoding prenyltransferase/squalene oxidase repeat-containing protein has product MESLLKNAKEYLIRSQNPDGSWGNGDPYICARILNAFSEEDTPKDVLDKGIGYLVSCQQDDGHYAGKTNMFTDAANTAYPILVLNKYAFHKASKYISTALIWLIENQNEDGSWSGRNKNKNLYTTTLCLRALHFYYFSGIARYKKGVEYSLEYIEKMNFYREPVSHVYSPIVNLKKIDRLDKKTEERFKSYATRLIHTSIMGGQVADIAYLLGTLKALDEKEDSAIAEEWLVSAVNEDGGFGKDLYSKSDPGTTALVILAIGNEF; this is encoded by the coding sequence ATGGAATCATTGTTAAAAAACGCTAAAGAATACTTGATAAGATCTCAGAACCCTGACGGCTCATGGGGAAACGGCGATCCGTATATCTGCGCCCGCATACTGAACGCATTTTCCGAGGAAGACACTCCAAAAGACGTGCTGGATAAGGGCATAGGATACCTGGTAAGCTGCCAGCAAGACGACGGGCATTACGCCGGAAAGACAAATATGTTCACCGACGCAGCTAACACGGCATATCCCATTTTGGTCCTGAACAAGTACGCTTTCCATAAAGCCAGCAAATACATCAGCACCGCGCTCATCTGGCTCATAGAGAACCAGAACGAGGACGGCTCGTGGAGCGGCAGGAATAAGAATAAAAACCTGTATACGACGACTCTCTGTCTCAGGGCACTGCATTTTTACTATTTTTCGGGCATCGCGCGGTATAAGAAGGGTGTGGAATATTCTTTAGAGTACATTGAAAAGATGAACTTCTACCGTGAGCCCGTATCCCACGTATATTCGCCGATAGTGAACCTGAAAAAGATAGACAGGCTCGATAAAAAGACTGAAGAACGGTTCAAATCATACGCGACACGCCTGATACATACTTCTATAATGGGCGGACAGGTCGCCGATATCGCATACTTGCTCGGTACGCTAAAAGCTCTGGATGAAAAAGAGGATAGCGCCATAGCAGAGGAATGGCTGGTATCTGCGGTGAATGAGGATGGCGGATTTGGGAAAGATCTCTATTCGAAAAGTGATCCGGGTACAACGGCTCTTGTGATACTTGCTATAGGGAACGAGTTTTAA
- the lipA gene encoding lipoyl synthase, which yields MQESSLEKPDWLKIRPPKTDKFQYVRNIINELGLNTICTSSKCPNYFECWDGGTVTFMILGNVCTRHCRFCSVIHGKRGEKVDPTEPERLAEAVKRLGLNYAVITSVSRDDLDDHGSQHYVDCIKTIRSSLPGVRIEVVIPDFGGRADLLLKVINAGPDVITHNLETVESLTPVIRDRRAGYYKSLDLLKNVKRFEPGIVTKSSVLLGLGENIEEIKETIKHLHESRVNILTMGQYLKPGKDCYPVQTYVSPDVFQSLKDFADSLDFSYVASGPFVRSSYRSAGYFFEEVLRKGIRGM from the coding sequence ATGCAAGAGTCTTCTCTGGAGAAGCCGGACTGGCTTAAAATACGGCCCCCAAAGACCGATAAATTCCAGTATGTCAGGAACATCATCAATGAACTCGGCCTCAACACAATATGTACCAGCTCTAAATGTCCTAATTATTTCGAATGCTGGGATGGCGGGACTGTCACTTTCATGATACTCGGCAATGTCTGTACGCGGCATTGCAGGTTTTGCTCGGTAATTCACGGTAAGCGCGGAGAAAAAGTGGATCCCACAGAACCTGAAAGGCTTGCGGAAGCTGTCAAAAGACTTGGGCTGAACTATGCGGTCATCACATCAGTATCAAGGGATGACCTTGACGATCACGGCTCACAGCATTACGTAGACTGTATCAAGACCATAAGATCATCCTTGCCCGGTGTCAGGATAGAAGTAGTAATTCCTGATTTTGGGGGAAGGGCGGACCTGCTTTTAAAAGTCATAAATGCCGGACCGGATGTCATCACGCATAATCTGGAAACTGTCGAAAGCCTCACACCTGTCATAAGGGATAGAAGGGCCGGATATTACAAGTCTCTTGATTTGTTAAAGAACGTTAAGCGATTTGAGCCCGGGATCGTTACAAAATCATCTGTTCTGCTGGGGCTGGGCGAGAATATCGAAGAAATAAAAGAGACGATAAAACACCTGCATGAGTCACGGGTTAACATCCTTACGATGGGGCAGTATTTGAAGCCGGGCAAAGACTGTTATCCTGTCCAGACCTATGTCAGCCCCGATGTCTTCCAGTCATTAAAAGATTTTGCAGACTCTCTTGATTTTAGCTATGTCGCCTCCGGACCGTTCGTCAGGAGCTCTTACCGGTCTGCCGGGTACTTTTTTGAGGAGGTATTGAGAAAAGGCATAAGGGGGATGTGA
- the pdhA gene encoding pyruvate dehydrogenase (acetyl-transferring) E1 component subunit alpha, with protein sequence MDEKYLFNVKKGETLHIVDQDGTYDQDLDPGIPEETLLKMYRMMVLTRTYDEKAIKLQRAGRMGTYPPCSGQEATQAGSVFALKKDDWLVPSYRDICSMITLGISMKDLFLVWMGDDNGNRIPEGINSLPINIVVGSQLLHATGFAWAANIKKENIAVLTYVGDGGTSRGDFHTSLNFAGVFNVPAVYIIENNGFAISTRNKQETHAETLAQKALSYGIRGCRVDGMDVIAVYVAAKEALDRARKKEGPTLIESLCYRFGPHTTSDNPDLYRTKEELEKIMSKTDPVVRFKNYLIKKGIWDDKKESSLQEEAGDLVNKAAKEAEETPPPKFEELFENVFGNMPDYLQDEIDHYRKVSGGE encoded by the coding sequence TTGGACGAGAAATATCTTTTTAACGTCAAAAAAGGTGAGACTCTTCACATCGTGGACCAGGACGGTACTTACGACCAGGATCTTGATCCGGGCATTCCTGAAGAAACTCTGTTAAAAATGTACCGTATGATGGTGCTTACAAGAACCTATGACGAAAAGGCGATCAAGCTGCAGCGAGCCGGAAGGATGGGCACGTACCCTCCGTGCAGCGGCCAGGAAGCTACACAGGCCGGGAGTGTCTTCGCATTAAAAAAGGATGACTGGCTTGTGCCTTCATACCGTGATATTTGCTCTATGATAACCCTCGGCATATCGATGAAAGACCTTTTTTTAGTCTGGATGGGCGACGATAACGGGAACAGGATACCAGAAGGTATCAACAGCCTCCCGATAAATATCGTCGTAGGGAGCCAGCTACTTCATGCGACGGGATTCGCGTGGGCCGCCAATATAAAAAAGGAAAACATCGCCGTTTTAACGTATGTTGGAGACGGAGGCACTTCAAGAGGCGATTTCCATACGTCGCTTAATTTTGCAGGGGTCTTCAATGTACCTGCAGTCTACATCATAGAAAATAATGGTTTTGCAATATCGACCAGGAATAAACAGGAAACACATGCAGAAACTCTCGCGCAAAAGGCCTTATCTTACGGTATCCGGGGTTGTCGTGTCGACGGCATGGATGTTATCGCAGTCTATGTAGCGGCAAAAGAAGCACTTGACCGGGCGAGAAAAAAGGAAGGGCCCACTCTTATCGAGTCATTATGTTACCGCTTCGGGCCGCACACCACTTCCGATAACCCTGATCTATACAGGACAAAGGAAGAGCTTGAAAAAATAATGTCAAAGACGGATCCTGTTGTCCGTTTTAAGAATTACCTTATCAAAAAAGGGATCTGGGACGACAAAAAAGAAAGTTCCCTTCAAGAAGAAGCTGGGGATCTGGTGAACAAGGCGGCAAAAGAAGCTGAAGAGACGCCGCCACCTAAATTTGAGGAGCTATTCGAGAACGTCTTCGGCAATATGCCTGACTATCTGCAGGATGAGATCGATCATTACAGGAAAGTCTCGGGAGGGGAATAA